A stretch of Primulina tabacum isolate GXHZ01 chromosome 13, ASM2559414v2, whole genome shotgun sequence DNA encodes these proteins:
- the LOC142522848 gene encoding uncharacterized protein LOC142522848 has product MIHLTVHLATEVQLAGPIYYRWMYPIARYLGTLKSYVRNRSRPEGSIAEGYLAEECLTFCSLYLADYVETKFNQSTRNDETIIGSTFALDVFTASGYALGKAIANKFDDETLKKAHQYVLFNCHHVQSYIDEHRQILNLTHSGLPPHQIERMHSESFASWFATHIENINPSQDDPVSNDLKSLARGPNFVGIRYEKFISNGFRFHTKEVECKRKTQNCGVIVQATTSSYSSIRDQNPISSELDYYGILQNVIELDYEGGRRVVLFECDWVSKGKRLKLDDDGFMLVNFTNVKRYNEPYILTSQALQVFYVEDQLIVIGM; this is encoded by the exons ATGATTCATTTGACTGTACATTTGGCTACTGAAGTACAACTTGCTGGACCAATTTACTATCGTTGGATGTATCCAATTGcaag GTACTTGGGGACATTGAAGTCGTATGTTCGAAATAGAAGTAGGCCAGAAGGATCCATTGCTGAAGGGTATTTGGCTGAGGAATGTTTGACATTCTGTTCTCTTTATTTAGCTGATTATGTAGAGACAAAATTCAATCAATCAACAagaaatgatgagacaattatCGGCTCAACATTCGCATTGGATGTGTTTACGGCCTCTGGTTATGCACTTGGAAAGGCCATTGCAAATAAGTTTGATGATGAGACATTGAAGAAGGCACATCAATACGTGTTATTCAACTGTCATCACGTACAATCTTATATAGA TGAAcaccgtcagattttgaatcttaCTCATTCAGGTCTTCCACCACACCAAATTGAACGTATGCATAGTGAGTCTTTTGCCTCTTGGTTTGCCACACAT ATTGAAAATATAAATCCTTCACAAGATGATCCGgtatcaaatgatttgaaatcacTTGCCAGAGGCCCAAATTTTGTAGGGATACGATATGAAAAATTCATTTCCAATGGATTTAGGTTTCATACAAAAGAAGTGGAATGCAAGAGAAAAACTCAGAATTGTGGTGTAATTGTTCAGGCTACCACTTCAAGTTATTCGAGTATAAGAGATCAGAATCCAATATCAAGTGAACTTGATTATTACGGGATTTTGCAAAATgtgattgagttagattatgaggGAGGTCGAAGAGTTGTTTTATTTGAATGTGATTGGGTCTCCAAAGGCAAACGACTAAAATTGGATGATGATGGTTTTATGTTGGTCAATTTTACAAATGTGAAGCGTTACAACGAGCCTTATATATTAACATCACAAGCCTTGCAAGTTTTTTATGTGGAAGACCAGTTGATTGTAATTGGCATGTAA
- the LOC142522673 gene encoding putative transmembrane ascorbate ferrireductase 3: MDLIEVHRLRYGRPAYHMTIIAQFFGILAILLLLVWLLHYREGIDIESDNPFRIFNVHPFLMFFGFIFLSGQAMMAYKTVKADRPVRKYVHMLLHLVALCLGIVGLHAVFKFHNKKHIPHLGSVHSWIGIGTFSLFCLQWLFGLTMFLFPRVSSETRVMAAPWHITGGRVLLFMAICTALTGLMEKATFLEQKLQNEARLINFLGLAILLFGIAVDLSISLSHYI, encoded by the exons ATGGATCTGATCGAGGTCCACCGTTTGAGGTATGGAAGGCCAGCCTACCATATGACGATAATAGCACAATTTTTCGGTATACTAGCAATCCTGCTTTTGCTCGTTTGGTTGTTGCATTATCGCGAAGGCATTGATATTGAATCGGACAACCCTTTCCGAATTTTTAAT GTTCATCCCTTTCTCATGTTCTTCGGATTTATTTTTCTGTCCGGTCAAG CCATGATGGCATACAAGACCGTTAAGGCAGACAGACCAGTGAGGAAATATGTTCATATGTTACTTCATCTGGTTGCACTTTGTTTGGGGATTGTGGGGTTGCATGCGGTCTTCAAGTTCcataataaaaaacatatacCCCATTTAGGTAGCGTCCATTCTTGGATTGGCATTGGGACATTCTCATTGTTTTGCTTGCAG TGGTTGTTCGGGTTGACGATGTTCCTGTTTCCGAGAGTTTCCTCGGAAACGAGGGTGATGGCTGCACCATGGCACATAACCGGCGGTAGAGTTCTTCTGTTTATGGCCATATGCACGGCGTTGACAGGTTTGATGGAGAAAGCCACTTTCTTGGAACAAAAACTTCAGAACGAGGCTCGTCTTATCAATTTCCTTGGACTAGCGATTCTCCTCTTTGGCATTGCTGTTGATCTTTCCATTTCCCTCTCTCAttacatataa